One segment of Anatilimnocola aggregata DNA contains the following:
- a CDS encoding putative signal transducing protein — MNAMQAHLAKNQLEEAGIRCVLADEVMVSMYWHLSNAMGGIKLQVAEEDLERAAGVLDALEQKRRDGDADDDQSAASERQAQAADDEPLAESKVGDPDDEEEPRLNEREQNVERAYRATLVGFMLLPVQFYATWLLLSVWQADDPIRPALRRKLRWAIALNIPLVLLATVVVLVVMRFHLDEMVG; from the coding sequence ATGAATGCCATGCAAGCCCATCTGGCCAAAAACCAGCTGGAGGAAGCAGGCATTCGTTGCGTGCTGGCCGATGAAGTGATGGTCTCCATGTACTGGCATCTCTCGAATGCCATGGGCGGAATCAAATTGCAGGTCGCCGAAGAAGACCTGGAGCGCGCGGCAGGTGTGCTAGATGCCCTCGAACAAAAACGTCGCGATGGTGATGCCGACGATGATCAGTCGGCAGCTTCTGAACGACAGGCACAAGCCGCCGACGACGAACCACTGGCTGAGTCCAAGGTGGGCGACCCAGACGACGAAGAGGAACCGCGCCTGAACGAGCGCGAGCAAAATGTCGAGCGAGCTTACCGCGCGACGCTCGTGGGCTTCATGCTCTTGCCCGTCCAGTTTTATGCGACCTGGCTCTTGCTGAGCGTGTGGCAAGCCGACGATCCCATTCGTCCTGCACTGCGCCGCAAACTACGGTGGGCGATTGCCCTGAACATACCTCTGGTGCTGCTGGCGACGGTCGTCGTGCTGGTGGTTATGCGGTTTCATCTCGATGAGATGGTTGGTTGA
- a CDS encoding DUF6940 family protein yields the protein MNTDWVVQISKLGGNHVLKYAVLYRAIPATYLQVMQAWQQDEDFRSTFNRWLADVPYDSFRWETPPLISSNIERDFEFVVVDSPGLAPRADRQAFSEYFNLAQESEAVVTFPNLGRNAVLIVPCPLGPDRAYAHLGAFVRTASPEQCSQLWQDVGLALETRIGQKPVWLSTAGAGVSWLHVRLDDQPKYYSHGPYRVPPT from the coding sequence ATGAATACCGATTGGGTAGTACAAATCAGCAAGTTGGGTGGCAACCACGTTTTGAAATATGCGGTCCTGTACCGAGCGATTCCAGCAACCTACCTGCAAGTGATGCAGGCGTGGCAGCAGGACGAAGATTTTCGCAGCACCTTCAATCGGTGGCTGGCGGACGTGCCATACGATTCCTTTCGCTGGGAAACACCGCCGCTCATTAGCAGTAACATCGAGCGCGATTTCGAGTTCGTCGTGGTTGATAGCCCAGGACTGGCTCCGCGAGCGGATCGGCAGGCATTTTCCGAGTACTTCAATCTCGCCCAGGAAAGCGAGGCTGTCGTTACCTTTCCTAACTTGGGCCGAAATGCAGTTCTCATTGTGCCGTGTCCCCTGGGGCCAGATCGTGCCTACGCTCATCTTGGCGCTTTCGTCCGCACTGCTTCACCCGAGCAATGTAGCCAGCTTTGGCAGGATGTCGGCCTAGCATTGGAGACTCGAATCGGTCAGAAGCCAGTCTGGCTAAGCACGGCAGGAGCAGGCGTATCTTGGCTCCACGTGCGACTCGATGATCAGCCCAAGTACTACAGCCACGGTCCTTATCGAGTTCCACCGACATAG
- a CDS encoding sulfite reductase subunit alpha, with protein sequence MITNVPVIPESAPFNPQQRAWLNGFFAAILSGQSQSPIAGGSMPATSPPAIAAEEDFPWHDSTLPIAERLTLAEGKPIERQLMAAMAQLDCGACGYLCQTYSEAIARGEEKDLTRCSPGGNDTAKALKQLLSINNSKPAPATNGHAKGTNGHAAPAPQKYSRTSPFAAKLISNERLTQIDAPKDTRHVVIDLLDSGIAYQAGDSLGILPVNCPELVKEVLQQLGASGDEPVKNISGETRRIADVLANEVTLARSRPDLLELLAKHAQVPGERETLAAAVAEGGSELLGYDLAELLAKFPSARPSLDDFLAALTRLQPRLYSISSSQLANPKQVTLTVGVVKYESQGRWKHGVASHFLGVRSLPGDDVRVFVQPSPKFRLPSDPTTPVIMVGPGTGIAPFRAFLQERQALGLKGPAWLFFGNQHFDYDFLYRDELSLWLDQGVLSRLDLAFSRDQAEKLYVQHKMLDNAADLWQWLQQGAHFFVCGDAKKMAADVDQVLQAIVMTQGGKTAAEAKQYVAQMAKDKRYHKDVY encoded by the coding sequence ATGATTACAAACGTCCCAGTCATTCCCGAATCAGCTCCGTTCAATCCGCAGCAGCGTGCCTGGCTGAATGGTTTTTTCGCCGCGATCTTGAGTGGTCAATCGCAATCGCCAATCGCGGGCGGATCGATGCCCGCGACCAGTCCACCGGCCATCGCCGCCGAAGAAGACTTTCCGTGGCACGATTCGACGCTACCCATCGCCGAGCGGTTGACCTTGGCGGAAGGCAAGCCGATCGAGCGTCAGCTCATGGCAGCCATGGCTCAGCTCGACTGCGGCGCTTGCGGCTATCTATGCCAGACGTATTCCGAAGCGATTGCCCGTGGCGAAGAAAAAGATCTCACCCGCTGCTCGCCCGGTGGCAACGACACCGCCAAAGCGCTCAAGCAGTTGCTGTCGATCAACAACAGCAAGCCCGCTCCCGCTACAAATGGGCATGCCAAGGGAACGAACGGTCATGCCGCGCCCGCTCCACAAAAGTACTCGCGCACGAGTCCTTTCGCCGCCAAGCTCATAAGCAACGAGCGGTTGACTCAAATCGATGCTCCCAAAGATACCCGGCACGTTGTCATCGACCTGCTCGATTCGGGCATTGCTTACCAGGCCGGCGATAGCCTCGGCATATTGCCTGTAAATTGCCCCGAATTGGTGAAAGAGGTGCTACAGCAACTCGGAGCCAGCGGCGACGAACCGGTAAAGAACATTTCGGGCGAAACCAGGCGAATCGCCGACGTCTTGGCGAATGAAGTAACACTCGCGCGATCGCGCCCCGATCTGTTGGAACTACTAGCCAAGCATGCTCAGGTTCCAGGTGAACGAGAAACGCTCGCCGCAGCCGTTGCCGAAGGTGGCAGCGAATTGCTCGGCTACGACCTTGCCGAACTGCTCGCCAAGTTTCCTTCGGCCCGCCCTTCGCTCGACGACTTCCTCGCGGCACTCACCCGCTTGCAACCACGACTCTATTCCATTTCGTCATCGCAACTGGCAAACCCCAAGCAGGTCACGTTGACGGTTGGTGTGGTGAAGTACGAAAGCCAAGGGCGCTGGAAACATGGCGTGGCTTCTCACTTTCTCGGCGTCCGCTCGCTCCCCGGCGATGACGTGCGCGTGTTCGTGCAGCCCTCACCGAAGTTCCGCTTGCCCAGCGATCCCACCACACCCGTCATCATGGTCGGGCCGGGAACCGGCATCGCGCCGTTCCGCGCATTTTTGCAAGAGCGCCAGGCGCTTGGCCTCAAGGGACCAGCCTGGCTCTTCTTTGGTAATCAGCATTTCGATTACGACTTCCTCTATCGCGACGAACTGTCGCTTTGGCTGGATCAAGGCGTCCTCTCCCGCCTTGATCTGGCTTTTTCGCGCGACCAGGCCGAGAAGCTGTACGTGCAACACAAGATGCTCGACAACGCGGCCGACCTGTGGCAGTGGCTGCAACAAGGAGCTCATTTCTTCGTCTGTGGCGATGCCAAAAAAATGGCCGCCGACGTCGATCAAGTCCTGCAAGCCATCGTGATGACTCAAGGGGGCAAGACCGCAGCCGAGGCCAAGCAGTACGTCGCTCAGATGGCCAAGGACAAGCGATATCACAAGGATGTTTATTAA
- a CDS encoding NirA family protein: MSDSSQAGFSPEQQQYLQGFYAGCEAIRSSNGLPTFAATLGISSGSAPADNCPADARSAHSAAQDQALAAGKKLTPEEQAKRTKDPFQMWDEIAANASAGKFPKGTDIFLYKYHGLFFVAPAQDSFMCRLRFAGGMTNSHQLRGVADLAEQFGGGYVDATTRSNLQIREIKAEHALEIINGLIDLGIVSRGSGADNIRNITATPTAGIDPLELYDVRPLCREMHHYILQHPEMYGLPRKFNIAFDGGGTISALADTNDIGFFAVRVPDGRSQPAGVYFRLELGGITGHGDFARDAGVLLKAEQCIPVAAAILKVFLREGDRTDRKKARLKYVLERFGHAGFLAEVERLLLQPLVKMPVSDCEPRVVPNPLAHFGAHPQRQAGLNYVGVVFPVGRIQVDQLRGLAAIAQRYGSGTIRLTVWQNLLISDIPTANLPAVEEAIRQLGLTTSVTNVRAGLVACTGNAGCRFAASNTKLHAKQVAEYLEQRLELDQPVNIHLTGCHHSCAQHYIGDIGLLATKVSRGEEMVEGYHVFVGGGYGNNREIGRQIATSIPAAEIPPLLERLLLTFLGNRAGDEETFREWSRAQSIESLQTLTLQATSLEPQLVGANA, translated from the coding sequence ATGAGTGACTCCAGCCAGGCGGGTTTCAGCCCGGAACAGCAGCAGTATTTGCAAGGTTTTTATGCCGGCTGCGAAGCGATCCGCAGTTCGAATGGCCTCCCCACGTTCGCTGCGACGCTGGGCATCTCCAGCGGCAGTGCGCCCGCCGATAACTGCCCCGCCGATGCCCGCAGTGCGCATTCGGCTGCTCAAGATCAGGCGCTGGCAGCAGGCAAGAAGCTTACGCCCGAAGAGCAGGCCAAGCGAACGAAAGATCCGTTTCAAATGTGGGACGAGATCGCTGCCAATGCATCGGCCGGTAAGTTCCCCAAGGGAACCGATATCTTCCTCTATAAGTATCACGGGCTCTTCTTTGTGGCCCCCGCGCAAGACTCGTTCATGTGCCGCCTGCGATTTGCCGGCGGCATGACGAACTCGCATCAATTGCGCGGTGTTGCCGATTTGGCCGAACAGTTCGGCGGCGGCTACGTCGATGCGACCACGCGCTCGAACTTGCAGATTCGCGAGATCAAGGCCGAGCACGCGCTGGAGATCATCAATGGGCTGATCGACCTGGGGATCGTCTCGCGCGGTTCGGGGGCCGATAACATCCGCAACATCACGGCCACGCCAACGGCTGGCATCGATCCTCTCGAACTGTACGACGTGCGGCCGCTGTGCCGCGAGATGCACCATTACATTTTGCAGCATCCCGAAATGTACGGGCTGCCGCGGAAGTTCAACATTGCGTTCGACGGGGGGGGCACCATCAGTGCCCTCGCCGACACCAACGATATCGGCTTTTTTGCCGTACGCGTGCCGGACGGACGGAGCCAACCGGCAGGCGTTTATTTTCGCTTGGAACTCGGCGGCATCACCGGGCACGGCGACTTTGCTCGCGATGCCGGTGTGCTCCTCAAGGCCGAGCAGTGCATTCCGGTCGCGGCAGCCATCCTCAAAGTCTTCCTGCGCGAGGGGGATCGTACCGATCGCAAAAAGGCCCGCCTGAAGTACGTCCTCGAACGATTTGGACATGCCGGCTTTCTCGCCGAAGTGGAAAGACTACTGTTGCAGCCGCTGGTGAAGATGCCTGTCAGCGATTGCGAGCCGCGCGTCGTACCCAATCCACTGGCTCACTTCGGCGCGCATCCGCAGCGACAAGCGGGGCTGAACTATGTCGGCGTCGTGTTTCCCGTCGGTCGCATTCAAGTCGATCAGCTGCGCGGGCTGGCAGCTATCGCCCAGCGCTATGGCAGCGGGACCATTCGCTTGACGGTTTGGCAGAATCTACTGATCTCCGATATTCCCACTGCCAATCTACCCGCGGTGGAAGAAGCCATTAGGCAATTGGGGCTCACCACTTCGGTCACCAACGTTCGCGCGGGACTCGTCGCCTGCACGGGCAACGCGGGCTGCCGCTTTGCGGCTTCAAATACCAAACTGCATGCCAAGCAAGTGGCCGAATACTTGGAACAGCGGCTCGAACTCGATCAGCCCGTCAATATTCATCTCACCGGCTGCCATCACTCGTGTGCCCAGCATTACATCGGCGACATCGGCTTGCTCGCGACCAAAGTGAGTCGCGGCGAGGAGATGGTCGAGGGATATCACGTGTTTGTCGGCGGCGGCTACGGCAACAACCGCGAAATTGGTCGGCAAATCGCCACGAGCATTCCCGCGGCAGAGATTCCCCCGCTGCTCGAACGACTTCTCCTCACGTTCCTCGGCAATCGGGCCGGCGACGAAGAGACCTTTCGTGAGTGGTCGCGCGCTCAAAGCATTGAATCGCTTCAAACCTTGACTCTCCAAGCGACTTCACTCGAACCTCAGCTTGTCGGAGCGAACGCATGA
- a CDS encoding molybdopterin oxidoreductase family protein: MIRKATELLRQWDGPLTRDLVLSPGEFGLGQVPEKLVPDQTTRTVCGYCSTGCGLQVHLRDGVAINLSPAADYPVNLGMACPKGWEALSVLHSPDRASEPLWRNEAGELKPVSWDDALKTFCSRFQNIIREHGLDSVAFLSTGQIPTEEMVLLGMLTRFGMGWRHGDSNTRQCMATAAVAYKQSLGFDAPPYSYADFEESDLLIFVGANPCVGHPILWERVLRNQREAKIVVIDPRHTETAQAADLHLPLQPKSDLDLLYGLANLLIERGAVKQEYIDEHTNGFADFAEFVSAWPLARIVAATGLKAAEVEQLVEWIATSERVSFWWTMGVNQSYQGVRTAQSLINLALMTGNFGRPGTGANSITGQCNAMGSRLFSNTSALLGGRDFTKPEHRQQVAQILGIDETRIPHSSGYTYDQILEAVRRGEIRGLWIIATNTVHSWMQRDETRETLAKLDFLVVQDMYHTTETAQEADLLLPAAGWGEKEGTFINSERRFGLLKKVARAPGVALADSHIFRLISHYWGCEALLAPYDHPAKVFQLMKRLSQGMPCDITGIEDYAMLEQAGGIQWPLPAGSEPPAVERRLFADGKFFHADGRAKFLFDAPLPMPEPATDHYPLILLTGRGTVSQWHTQTRTAKSAVLRKLYPAGAYLEIHPRDARERGIQPLEKVEVSSRRGRVTVKAMITPTVGRGQVFMPMHYGETNVLTLPHFDPHSRQPSYKDCAVQVRRLNQENQP; this comes from the coding sequence ATGATTCGCAAAGCAACTGAACTGCTGCGGCAATGGGATGGGCCCCTTACTCGCGACCTGGTACTTTCGCCGGGTGAGTTTGGCCTCGGCCAGGTGCCTGAGAAACTCGTCCCCGATCAAACGACTCGCACAGTCTGCGGATACTGCTCGACGGGCTGCGGTCTGCAAGTTCACCTGCGCGATGGTGTTGCGATCAACCTCAGCCCCGCCGCTGATTATCCCGTAAACCTTGGCATGGCTTGCCCCAAAGGTTGGGAAGCGCTGAGCGTGTTGCACTCGCCCGATCGCGCGAGCGAACCGCTCTGGCGAAATGAAGCAGGCGAATTGAAACCTGTCTCGTGGGACGACGCGCTAAAAACTTTCTGCAGCCGCTTTCAGAACATCATCCGCGAGCATGGTCTCGACTCGGTGGCCTTTCTTAGCACCGGCCAGATTCCGACAGAAGAGATGGTCCTCCTCGGCATGCTCACGCGGTTTGGCATGGGCTGGCGACACGGGGACAGCAACACGCGGCAATGCATGGCAACCGCCGCAGTCGCTTACAAACAGTCGCTTGGTTTTGATGCGCCGCCGTACTCGTATGCCGACTTCGAAGAATCGGACCTGCTGATTTTCGTCGGTGCCAATCCCTGCGTCGGCCACCCCATTTTGTGGGAAAGAGTCCTGCGGAATCAGCGCGAGGCCAAGATCGTCGTCATCGATCCGCGCCATACCGAGACCGCGCAAGCGGCCGATTTGCATCTGCCGCTGCAGCCCAAATCGGATCTCGATTTGCTCTATGGACTCGCGAACTTGCTGATTGAGCGAGGCGCTGTGAAGCAGGAATACATCGACGAGCATACCAATGGCTTCGCGGACTTTGCCGAGTTTGTTTCGGCCTGGCCACTGGCACGAATCGTGGCCGCGACCGGACTAAAAGCCGCTGAAGTCGAACAACTCGTTGAATGGATCGCCACCAGCGAACGCGTTTCGTTCTGGTGGACAATGGGAGTCAATCAGAGCTATCAGGGCGTGCGCACTGCCCAGAGCTTGATTAATCTCGCCTTGATGACCGGGAATTTCGGACGACCGGGGACCGGAGCCAACTCCATCACCGGTCAATGCAACGCGATGGGCTCGCGTCTGTTCAGCAATACTTCGGCCTTGCTCGGTGGACGCGACTTTACAAAGCCCGAGCATCGTCAGCAGGTTGCTCAAATTCTGGGCATCGACGAGACCCGCATTCCGCACTCAAGTGGTTACACCTACGACCAGATTCTCGAAGCGGTTCGTCGTGGTGAAATCCGCGGGCTGTGGATCATCGCCACCAACACCGTTCACTCCTGGATGCAGCGCGACGAAACGCGCGAGACGCTCGCCAAACTTGATTTTCTCGTTGTGCAGGACATGTATCACACGACCGAGACAGCTCAGGAGGCGGATCTCTTATTACCCGCTGCCGGCTGGGGCGAGAAGGAAGGAACCTTCATCAACTCCGAGCGGCGTTTTGGTTTGCTCAAGAAAGTAGCCCGCGCTCCGGGCGTGGCGCTGGCCGATTCGCATATTTTTCGCCTGATCTCACATTACTGGGGCTGCGAAGCATTGCTGGCACCGTACGACCATCCCGCCAAGGTCTTTCAACTAATGAAGCGGCTATCGCAAGGTATGCCCTGCGATATCACTGGCATTGAAGATTACGCAATGCTCGAACAAGCGGGGGGCATTCAATGGCCACTTCCAGCAGGGAGCGAGCCACCAGCAGTCGAGCGCCGCTTATTCGCCGATGGCAAGTTCTTTCATGCCGATGGCCGCGCGAAGTTCCTGTTCGATGCACCATTGCCGATGCCCGAGCCGGCCACCGATCATTATCCGCTCATTCTGCTCACGGGGCGCGGCACGGTCTCGCAGTGGCACACCCAAACGCGCACTGCGAAGTCGGCGGTCCTCAGAAAACTCTATCCCGCCGGCGCGTACCTCGAGATTCATCCGCGCGATGCCCGCGAGCGCGGCATTCAGCCCTTGGAAAAGGTCGAAGTGAGCAGTCGCCGGGGACGAGTCACCGTGAAAGCGATGATTACGCCGACCGTCGGTCGCGGGCAGGTGTTCATGCCTATGCACTATGGCGAAACCAACGTCCTCACGCTGCCGCACTTTGATCCCCATTCGCGGCAGCCTTCGTACAAAGATTGCGCGGTGCAAGTCCGTCGCTTGAACCAGGAGAACCAGCCATGA
- a CDS encoding DmsC/YnfH family molybdoenzyme membrane anchor subunit, which produces MPALSSLPMLNTAPTHAPQLSLIEQLLAEQQSLPAAARFAQWHDDQQSCSTSTAHVAYRSLIPLTAPAPGEQYAFEVDLDACSGCKACVTACHSLNGLDEHETWRDVGLLVSTDERPALQYITSACHHCVEPACLAGCPVKAYDKDPVTGIVRHLDDQCIGCQYCVLMCPYDVPKYSHSKGIVRKCDMCRQRLAVDEAPACVAACPNQAIRIATVKMADATAAAAKQDFLAAAPDPRQTIPTTRFISTKMNLATWQAADAAFVKPAHAHWPLVVMLVLTQVSVGILLAERVLTLVSGASYSLPLLLTSLLIGGLGAQAAVFHLGRPLGAWRAWLGLRTSWLSREILVFGLYSGVLSAAVGLAIAVDWKFVAASELLAQIISIVAWLALAAGIAGVCSSAMIYAVTQRPSWRLWRTGGKFLLTSLIGTSVALAIVRRELWFVAFAALGAKLLFEAFSAWHSIDRYGRVSGSYSPLQGSATLLRGPLERLQSLRFLLGSLAVVTMFAAAATSHGSAAAIQIGAVAPVILLTIAGELLERTLFFMAVVPAKMPGGVTT; this is translated from the coding sequence ATGCCTGCTCTATCGTCACTACCGATGCTCAACACGGCGCCAACTCATGCGCCGCAACTGTCGCTCATCGAGCAACTGCTGGCCGAGCAGCAATCGCTCCCCGCAGCGGCGCGGTTTGCGCAGTGGCACGACGATCAGCAATCGTGCTCGACCAGCACTGCGCACGTGGCCTATCGCAGTCTCATTCCCCTCACGGCACCTGCCCCCGGCGAACAATACGCTTTCGAAGTCGATCTCGATGCCTGCTCCGGTTGCAAGGCCTGCGTGACAGCCTGCCACAGTTTGAACGGCCTCGATGAACACGAAACGTGGCGGGATGTCGGTCTGCTCGTCAGCACCGACGAACGACCAGCGCTGCAATACATCACGTCGGCTTGCCATCATTGCGTCGAGCCCGCTTGCCTCGCCGGCTGCCCGGTGAAAGCGTACGACAAGGACCCGGTGACGGGCATCGTACGGCACCTCGACGATCAATGCATCGGCTGTCAGTACTGTGTGCTGATGTGTCCTTATGACGTGCCGAAGTACAGCCACTCGAAGGGAATCGTTCGCAAGTGCGATATGTGTCGTCAACGACTGGCCGTCGATGAAGCGCCTGCGTGCGTCGCCGCTTGCCCGAATCAGGCCATTCGCATTGCCACCGTGAAAATGGCAGATGCCACCGCCGCTGCGGCGAAGCAAGACTTTCTGGCGGCTGCACCGGACCCGCGTCAAACGATTCCAACAACGCGGTTCATCTCGACCAAGATGAACCTGGCGACCTGGCAAGCTGCCGATGCCGCCTTCGTCAAACCTGCCCACGCTCACTGGCCGCTCGTGGTGATGCTCGTTCTCACGCAGGTGTCTGTCGGCATTCTGCTCGCCGAACGAGTGCTGACCTTGGTGAGTGGTGCCTCCTATTCACTTCCTTTGTTACTGACCTCGCTGTTGATCGGCGGCCTTGGCGCCCAAGCAGCTGTGTTTCATTTGGGCCGCCCCTTGGGCGCGTGGCGCGCTTGGTTGGGACTGCGAACCAGTTGGCTCAGCCGCGAGATCTTGGTGTTTGGACTCTACAGCGGAGTGCTCAGCGCTGCGGTCGGGTTAGCAATCGCAGTGGACTGGAAGTTTGTTGCGGCCAGCGAACTACTCGCGCAAATCATATCGATTGTCGCTTGGTTGGCACTGGCAGCGGGAATCGCAGGAGTCTGCTCCTCGGCCATGATCTACGCTGTCACTCAGCGCCCCAGTTGGCGGTTGTGGCGCACCGGTGGCAAGTTTCTGCTCACAAGCTTGATCGGCACGAGTGTGGCGCTCGCCATCGTACGCAGGGAATTGTGGTTTGTCGCGTTTGCCGCACTGGGCGCGAAGCTGCTGTTCGAAGCGTTCAGTGCCTGGCATTCGATCGATCGTTATGGCCGAGTCTCAGGTTCCTATTCACCTCTACAAGGTAGCGCGACGCTCCTGCGTGGCCCGCTCGAACGTCTGCAATCGCTGCGCTTTCTGCTGGGCTCGTTAGCCGTGGTAACAATGTTCGCTGCTGCAGCCACTTCACACGGTTCTGCAGCCGCGATTCAAATCGGTGCTGTCGCTCCCGTGATTTTGCTGACGATTGCCGGCGAACTGCTCGAACGGACCTTGTTCTTCATGGCCGTTGTCCCTGCCAAGATGCCGGGAGGCGTGACCACATGA
- a CDS encoding ABC transporter ATP-binding protein codes for MAGYVELFRVGKSYPSHNGPAVIVRDISLNIDQGEFIALIGHSGCGKSTVLSMVAGLSECSTGAIVVANREIDGPGPDRGVVFQSPCLLPWLTALENVQIGVDRVYPHVSRAQRREIAAYHLQLVGLGDSLERKAAELSQGMQQRVGIARAFAISPKMLLLDEPFGMLDSLTRMELQEVLADLLARDRKTSLMVTHDVDEALLMADRIVMMTSGPAATIGEIVTVPFARPRNRTEVLNHPDYYPLRERLIGFLENQGHHPPATEVETKAEEATPANVLRIDAADQETQAPLTENARLVRRA; via the coding sequence ATGGCTGGATATGTAGAGCTGTTTCGAGTAGGCAAGTCCTACCCGTCCCATAACGGGCCGGCAGTGATCGTGCGCGATATCTCCCTGAACATCGACCAGGGAGAATTCATCGCGCTCATCGGTCACTCGGGCTGTGGCAAGAGCACCGTGCTGAGCATGGTCGCCGGGCTGAGCGAATGCTCGACCGGAGCGATCGTGGTGGCCAATCGCGAAATCGACGGCCCCGGCCCCGATCGCGGCGTGGTCTTTCAATCCCCCTGCTTGCTGCCGTGGCTAACGGCCCTGGAGAACGTGCAGATCGGCGTTGACCGCGTCTATCCGCATGTCTCGCGAGCCCAGCGACGCGAGATCGCTGCTTATCATTTGCAACTCGTCGGGCTGGGCGATTCGCTCGAACGGAAAGCGGCGGAACTATCACAAGGGATGCAGCAACGCGTGGGCATTGCCCGGGCGTTCGCCATTTCGCCCAAGATGCTGCTACTCGACGAACCGTTTGGCATGCTCGATTCGCTCACACGGATGGAACTGCAAGAAGTGCTGGCCGATTTGCTGGCCCGCGATCGCAAAACGAGCCTGATGGTGACGCACGACGTCGACGAAGCCCTGCTGATGGCTGATCGTATTGTGATGATGACCAGCGGCCCTGCTGCCACCATTGGCGAGATCGTCACGGTGCCGTTTGCTCGGCCGCGCAATCGAACCGAAGTGCTGAATCATCCCGACTATTACCCTCTCCGTGAACGATTGATCGGCTTTCTCGAAAACCAAGGACATCATCCGCCGGCCACCGAAGTGGAGACGAAAGCTGAAGAAGCCACTCCGGCGAATGTCCTGCGGATCGATGCAGCCGATCAAGAAACTCAAGCTCCCCTCACGGAGAACGCCCGGCTAGTTCGCCGCGCTTAA